One window of Ziziphus jujuba cultivar Dongzao chromosome 5, ASM3175591v1 genomic DNA carries:
- the LOC107420794 gene encoding germin-like protein subfamily 3 member 4 yields the protein MYKCDIHKWTTPRLREQFKMNSSPPFCIFFLLVNLACMKICLADPDNLQDLCPTSPEKQTIFINGFPCKDPATVNASDFKNSKMGEQGDTDKFFGSSVNIVTAAEFLGLNTLSLSVARTDLAVDGLVAPHSHPRASEIFFLSKGRVFVGFIDTNNQLFQKVLSPGDVFVFPRGLLHFSLNNGFDLATGFSVFNSQNPGKVSINGAMFQPNIEMIDKLKKTIISLSKIEANRFKNLTLPWF from the coding sequence atgtataagtGTGACATTCATAAGTGGACTACCCCAAGACTCAGAGAGCAATTCAAGATGAATTCATCACCACCCTTCTGCATTTTCTTCTTGCTTGTCAACCTCGCTTGCATGAAAATCTGCTTGGCAGACCCTGATAATCTGCAGGACCTATGCCCTACATCACCCGAAAAACAAACCATCTTCATCAATGGATTCCCCTGCAAGGATCCAGCCACAGTCAATGCTTCTGATTTCAAGAATTCGAAAATGGGTGAACAAGGTGATACAGACAAGTTCTTCGGCTCCTCGGTGAATATTGTCACTGCTGCAGAATTTCTAGGACTGAACACACTTAGTCTCTCAGTTGCTAGAACAGACTTAGCTGTGGATGGCCTGGTAGCCCCTCATTCCCACCCAAGAGCTTCAGAAATATTTTTCCTAAGCAAAGGTAGAGTGTTTGTTGGATTCATTGATACCAACAACCAGCTGTTCCAAAAGGTTCTTTCGCCTGGAGATGTGTTTGTGTTCCCCCGAGGTCTTCTCCATTTCAGCTTGAATAATGGTTTCGATCTCGCTACTGGCTTCTCGGTGTTCAATAGTCAGAATCCAGGAAAGGTGAGCATCAATGGTGCCATGTTCCAACCTAATATTGAAATGATAGATAAGCTGAAGAAGACCATTATCTCTCTTTCCAAAATAGAGGCTAATCGCTTTAAAAATTTGACTTTGCCCTGGTTTTAA